Within the Takifugu rubripes chromosome 8, fTakRub1.2, whole genome shotgun sequence genome, the region tcatacagtagggttagccatggagttacacaaggttctgtacttggaccaatccttttcaccttgtacatgcttcccttagggaacattattcggcagcatggaatacattttcattgttatgccgatgacactcagcttAAAATTTCTGCGGGAGTGCTCTGTAagatctggataaaatttgcagccacttcagaagtcaggtagcgtctcctcaccgttctcacaggggccctccgctggttaaaactggtgatgttaaaaaacacacaaaagtggtcagacacggccagatccacaaccgaggacccacccacggacaggccataggttatgaccaggtccagggtgcaCCCTCTGCtgtgggtcggctgcgtgacatgttgtttaaaatccaaactgtgaaggaggcttaaaaattctctggacactgggtccgaggcgttgttgaggtgtagattaaaatcaccagttattaaaatcctgttgtatttagcgtaaatgattgataaaaattccgagaattggctgataaaagaggtggagtattggggtggtctgtaaactgttatgcataaaataggagggctgctaaaaacaaaggcatgatgctcaaatgatgaaaacgaaatgaaaatgaagagaccTCACTTGATGACATTTCGGTCCTTGTTACtgaagcggttccacctcctttcctgcccccccttgtagaaaataaaaagttaaaatctggggggcaagcctctgtgagaacagcaggtgcatcagtgccaagccatgtctcaGTAAGGAGAAAATCATCTAgttttctgtctaaaattaagtcgtttaccataaaagatttgtttaaaagagagcgcacgttcagcaccgGTTTATGTCCGTGCCGGACGTGCgctcatcatgtctttttatgggaacaataaaagcactgttgcgTCTGGAAacagtcctgggtttctgtccatatgaaatgatggtgtcaatggagtgagtGATCTGTGATCCTGATGGCAGACATAGGAGTAGTGGTGGAGAGGCATGTATGGTGCAGCGTGCGGGGGGTGAGCgtatatgtgagtgtgagtggggggcagagtgttggCGTGCATGTggtggaagaagtagctggggagagggaagtctgggcttctcttcttaggctgctgcccccgcgacccgaccccggataagcggtagaggatggatggatggatggatggatggatggatggatggatggatggatggatggatggatggatggatggatggatggatggatggatggatggatggatggatggatggatggatggatggatggatggatggatggatggataattttAACAGCAGTAGACGTGCGTCATCATGATGATTACGAGCACGAAAGGGTTaattttctgtttattatttccaGGGTGTGTTTTGCTGGAGGTTCGACAGCAGTTAAGAGTGAGAAAATCTGTTCTCGTTTCATTGTTCTCGTTTCAGTTGTTCAGTAAGAATGTGCAGTTTGTTTagttactttttttaaaattaaatttgaaTGAATCAGTGTGGTCGTAAACGTACCATATCCCAGATGTGACACGGGATCTATTTTTGTGGACTAATCAGCTCTGGCATTTCTGCAACATCCAAAaacttttgtatttttattgtttctattgttattattgtttctAGTTCACCATCGCGTAAAACTGCTATGATGAGGAAGCCGATGCTGCTCTTTGGAACCTCTGGAGTTGCGTTTGTCATCTTCCTTTTCATTTACCAATTGGAGAATTTGAGAGACAGAAGAGGTACGATGCATGTGTGGAGTATATTTGTGATGTCCTTTAAATCTGACACATGTGAGTTAATCCTTTGTTGAATTGCTGTTTGAAATGACATGTTCCTGGTCCAGGTGTAAAGTAAACAGAACTGGCTCTGGCTTTTTAAATACCGCAAGTCTTTAAATCTTTGCCAGCCTGCTGCCGTGTTCCGCTCATTCTCCGTTTTTGTTGTAGTTGAAAGGATTCTGAAGCTGCACGAGCCGCGAAAAGCACTGCTGAGAGAAACGTGCCTCAAAAACAAGATGTATTCCGAGGGGAAAGAGAACTGGGAAGACATGCCGGTCCACGAGCTGGACTTCCTCGTCGTGGATGACAATCATGGCATCATCTACTGTTTTGTTCCCAAAGTGAGGCCGACACCATTTTAGCCCACAACAGCCTGTTGGACAGACGCTTCATCTCATTCTCCGCTCCAGGTCGCCTGTACCAACTGGAAGAGGGTCATGGTTGCCCTGCACAAAAACAGTACCGGGCCTTACGAAGATCCGCTCTCCATCCCCCCTGAGTCGGTCCATGACAACGAGGTGCTGGCTTTCCTCAGCGACTTCCCAAAACCGGAGAGGATTGTCCGTTCCTGTCTTTCCATTGTCAACATCTCTTTATGTACTTTCTGTCTCGTCATTCTAGTTTACTTATTGTTGTCCTGCAGGCGAGGATGAAGCATTACACCAAGTTTCTGTTTGTTCGGAACCCGTTTGTTCGGCTCATCTCCGCCTTTCGGGACAAGTTTCAAAAGCGCAACAACCTTTTTTACCGAAGTACCAGCCGGCACATCCTGAAGAAGTACGGCAACATATCAGATCCACCAGCGAGCGTGGACGAGGCGTTCGATTCCGGGCTCCACGTCTCGTTTTCCAACTTCATACAGTTCCTGGTTGACCCTGAGATGGAGAAAGATGAACCCTTTGAGCCCCACTGGAAGCAGATGCACCGTCTCTGTCACCCATGTCTCATCGAGTAAGGTCACTTTTTACAGAAGGGTTAGCGGCTGCTCACTAGTACTTCTGGTGTTTGAATAAAATTAGCTTTTTAGCCTTGTTTAACCCAGGGGCAGGTGTGCCCACGACTCGGTGCCAATTGGGTTTCCATGCAAACAAAATCATTCCCTGTTTGAATATCAGTGCCTGATTGCCAACTCGAGTAACAGCGCATTGTTCTGCTTTGCAGTTACGACTTTATCGGTCACCAGGAGACCCTGCAGATGGACGTGGAACATCTGCTGACCATCCTAAATCTGGAGAACGACATCACGTTTCCCACTTCGCCTGAAAACATTTCGGCCCAGGACGATTTGTCAAACTGGTTTGGAGTACTGCCcctagaggacaggaggaagctgtACAAGATCTACGAGCCAGACTTTGAACTTTTCGGCTACCCAAAGCCTGAAGAGTTGCTTCAAGATTAACGAAAAGTCGACGAACGGGATTAATTGActtgttagatccattatattaaaattatctcttatttgcttttaccttgttatattctttattcttgttatattgtttctcattacttaatgtttcttattatttgttaatgcttaatgttcatgatgcttgatatgtcaactcgaacttctctggtcaagggcgacagaaatgcagctgctgtggggaagtgacaatgactggagatagagctgcagggcctgacccaggaggtgttcatttaatctgtctgatatggaagaatgtgctgtgtgcgagctaatcaaatcagtgaagacctacagacctattatgatttacagtcttttgctttgtttgggacctgctatcttgtgtttcccccctccctttagacacatttaaattctgtgtaactagggacctcctaatttcaataaaaggaTGTCTgaagttgtgcgtcagaacgtgttggagatctgtaactgagcacatctctccgttctccttgcaagtaaaactgttgtctttgcctcatttgtttttctcatgtttcaggtcgtttgaacctaacaactTTGATCAAAAATGACTTGTTTTATATGTTGTCTATAGTGGCTTGTAGGGAAAGTTGATtaccagatttaaaaaaacaaaaaaacaaaagctggtACTGTTTTTGGGGAGCCTGTTCACTGCAAACATTGGACGCCACACAAAACCACCatgatgtacacacacacacacacacacacaaccaaaaaTTCTCTCTCCGACCCTCATGGAGGGTTCGCTGTAAGCGTGTCAATAACTCGTCCATCTCTGTCTATATTTGTTCTGTACTGTTAGCTCTTTTACCATCTGAGTCTTAAAAGACAGACATCAtgacacctttttaaaaaataaataaataaataaaatgtacacAATCCAAAATGTAGTGGGAGAAAGTGTTTTGCACAGAACGTGACtgtgacacacaaaacaacTTTTAGGCAAAGCTAAAATTCGTAAGGAAACTCTCCAACCCTTTAGCCTTCAATTCAACTAAACAACTTCTagtcttttcatttaaaaacagtctcCAGTCCCTCATCTGTAGTGGCAATTTGTCTTGTGTATCAAACTATAAAACTTAATCAAATCAAGTGGCCACTGAGGCACCTAAGGACTAAATTTACACAGGATACAACAGAGTCCATTGTCCAggcaaaaataaagatttattttccatcaacaagcaaacaaacactggCCCATTGCTGCCTCTCCTTCCCTGGTAAAATAAAACCTCATCCCTCCCAGGTATCCCGCACCAGCTACCCagtaccttcaaaataaaagcttagTCAAATACCCAAATTAACTGCAACAATGCTAAGTATcataaacaaactaaaagtGTATTCCCCAAAACTAAACTGCAAAAAATAACTACCGGTAAGTAAGAAGTGATTAAACATTACAAAGGTAACAAAGAGCTCCAACATCATGCTTGTTCCTTGGGTAACCGGATGGTTAATGGGTATATGCGTATCTGCTGCGTATCTTCTGCATCCTGGGTCCTGCTTTGCCCTTTAGCTTCTGTTTGCTTTTCAAACCACTGgtctaaaatataaataaaactaaAGGCCACACTGCCCTCTTGTGGGGAATAACTTAACTAGCACTCAAGGTCAACTGAATTAAGAAAACGATGCCGCGTTGAATAAAGTGGTTGATTTGTATGAGTATTTACGAATGTGTATGTGCTTTTAATTTGGTAAAATGGAGTCTGTTATATTACAATAATGCCGGTGGTTTGTaaaatattttccctttttttggtTGCGTCAAAGTCACATAGGATTTAAACCAAGATCAGGAATAATCTCCATAGTCAGAAGTATTCACATGGTAATTCGGAATTACCTCTGCAGTCTtaacttcatcttcttctctcGGACTTACAGGAGCTCTCCACCTTCACCCTGGAGAGGGCTCAGGATGGCGGCGTGAGGATGGAGACCGGGAAGGGCAAGTGTCCCTTCGAGCCCAGTCAGCACTACACGGCTGTCATGGCAGGTGGGGGCTGCACAGAGGAGCCATTCCcatgttttatttctgcactGTACTTGAGCGCCTTGCGTTGTAACCCCTCCAGACGGCACCCTCTACACGGCCGCCACCAGCAACTTCCTGGGAACGCTCTTCGACATCTCCAGGGCAACGGGGCCCGAACAGGGACGCATCCGCACTGAGCAATCCATCAACTGGCTGAATGGTAACTTAAACGGAACCGAAGCATCGCGGGTAAAAACATTTGTCACGAGGGAAATTAAGAGCGCGTGCGTGCCCGTGTGTGTCGCCCAGACCCCGAGTTCGTGAGCTCGGCCTTCATACAGCAGTCCGCAGAGAGCAACCCCACGGGAGACGACGACAAGATCTACTTCTTCTTCACCGAGGTGGCCAAAGAGTACGACCTGTACACCAAAGTGAAAGTTCCCCGGGTGGCCAGGGTGTGCAAGGTGAGCCAGGTGACGATAGCTGACCCCGCCACATGAATTCCGTCTGGCTTATCTTTGGCTTCGCTCGTCTGTTCAGTCGGACGTGGGGGGGATGAAGACGCTGCAGCGGCGCTGGACTACGTTTCTCAAGGCGCAGCTGGTGTGCGAGGACAAACCCAGCGGCCAGCGCTACAACGTGCTGACAGATGTGTTCACCACGCAGCAAACGCCGGGCGACCCGAGCAGCACGCACTTTTATGGGCTGTTCACCTCCCAGTGGTTAGccaatgacaaaaataaaggtCTTTTTTTACTCTGAGAACTTCCTGTCATGCTCAttggtttgtttcttttagggagagagaagagctgtcagcggtgtgtgtgttcagcctgTCTGACATCAATAAAGTACTGAACGGTCCCtttaaagagctgaagaaaaCCAGCGAGAACTGGATCAACCCTGAACCGGTCCCCACACCAAGACCGGGCCAGGTACTGAACCACAACACTCtcttattaattaaaaaaaatatataaatgactTATTATTCCTTCTTTCCATGTTCTATAGTGTTTGAATGATGCATTGAAAGCTGAAGGGTTCGAGACCTCCCTGAAACTCCCAGACAAGGTGCTGACATTCGTGAGGGACCATCCCCTGATGGAGAACAGCGTCTCCGCAGCGCCCCTGCTGGTACGGAAGGGTATCACATACACCAAGCTTGCAGTGACGCAGGCGGAGCGTAAGGGGGCGGTATTGCACCTCGGAACAGGTAAGCGGAGAGGGATTCAGGACAAAATTAAAAGGGCACGCGTGTAAACTAAACCCCACATTTGTGCGTACAGACCGCGGGGAGCTCCACCGCGTGGCGGTAGTGGACCAGAACACAACCTTGCTGCAGGAGATCCCTCTGTTCCCATCACAGGAGCCCATCAACAACATATTATTGCACCAGGTAGAGCATTTGCACACAACTATGCTCTCATACGTACATGCTTCCGCCGTGCACACACGTGTTGGCTACGTGTCTCCAGGGTCGGGCTCTGGTGGGCAGCCCCCTGTATCTGGCCCGAGTCTCCGCTGAAGGCTGCGGTCTTTATCCCAGCTGTGAGGTGTGTGCCAGAGCCAGAGGTTTGGGTTGTGAATGGAACACAAAGGAAGAAGTCTGCAAGGAAACAACAGCAGAGTGAGTGCATCAGGAACTGAGGAACcagattttctcctttttggtgGCTCTAATATGGAGATGTGGTGGATTTTGTGTGTGATTCCAGGCCCGGGTCGGGAGACATTGTAGATGAAGCCTTGAGAAAGTGCGTCATAGGAGAAGGTGAGTTTATCTCCTTTGTTCCCACCTCAAATAAGAGAAATTCCCTTTTAAAATTCCCATGCGGTCTCCAGGTCGCTGCAGTCCCTCCATCAGAGAGATGCGCGTCTCTCTGGGCCTGCGTCTCCTGTTGCCGTGCGTCCAGCTGTCCCCCAGGCCCTGTAGCTGGGAGCATCCTCCTGACAGACACACCAGGCAGCACCACTCAAGCCTGGAGATGGTGGTCTCAGAGAAGAGCCTCGGAAAATACGTCTGCACCTGCCAGGTGCGTCATGAACGCTAGTGAGCGCCAGCACCAGGTGGCGTGCTACGTTAACAGTGGAAaactttgtcctgcaggaggggggaCCGAGCGTCAGAGATCCCACCCCTTGCCGGAGAGCAGAGTACCAGCTGACTCTGGAAGACCCCACCGCCGGGGGGGCGGTGGCGGTGGCCGGGAACCGTCATGTTGTGGCGGTCTACATCCTCCTGTTCTTTTTGGGTTTGGTGTTGGGCATGTGCCTCCTGTACTTCCTGACCCACCGACACAGCCGCCCCTGCCAGGGCCACCACCTGCCAGACAATTCCGTGTCCTCGGAGAAGGGCCGGGAGTTGCTGGGCTCGTCGGCCACGCCGCAGTCCCCGAGCAGCGCCACCCTGCTGTCGGAGGGCTTCACGCTGACGGAGAAACGCAACGGGACGgcgaccaccaccaccacgtcgTCCACGCTGCACAGCAGCCAGGGTAACGGCGGCCACCATTACAGCGGCACGCTCGTCAGCAGCAACCCAAGCAACGGCCACGGCAACTCCATCTACGGCAACTGCAGGCGAAGCAGCGGCAGCTTGAAGTTTGCCACGGAAATATTAGCCGCAGACATGCTGGATGGACGGACAGGGGAAAGGGCAAAGCTtaggggggtggagagagaggcgAGGCAGGGGGACGAGGTGGAGAAGGGCCTCAGGGATGGGGCAGGGGACGGAATGAAAGGACTGGAGGAGGATCTGGCCAGCTTTCCCATGTTTAAATCACCTGCACCACTGGCAAAGTGTGAAGAAAGCTCCATATGAAAACCCAGCGTGTGTCAGATCGCACCCCTTCACGCCTCCAAAAGAACCgaatactgggggggggggggggggggggggggggggggggggggggggggggggggggggggggggggggggggggggggggggggggtcgacctTGTAAATGGGCCACCGCCACATGAAACACAGGCGGCGTGGTGTGAAGAGAGGTTACTGGATGAGTGAGAGAGACCCAGGAGACAGAACGCATGTTGCGAGTCACTCAGGATGAAAACTGCGGCAGAATAACTGTAAATAGATCCGATGTATATATGAGCAATCTGAGCGCGGCAGGAGACGCTTTAAATGTTTCACCCAATCAAAAGATGAAACGTCTACGCGCGTAGACACGGAAAAGCCATATTACTTCTGTTGTATTCTCGTGACGGCACTGCAAAAGACAAGTGcactttctctgtctctgttctgtCTCGTCGACGCTCCACTTGAATCCCAGGCCCGTGGGTCGGAGGGCACCAAAGAACTGCGGGGCCCCAACACGGAAGGTGCTGGTCCTGTCAGAGACGATGCTTGAAGGACTCGGTTCAGTGCTTCAGTGACGGGGTTGTCCTTTGTCCTCGCAGGTAAAGAGGATGTTGAGGCCGGTTGTGTAGTGATCCCAAATGTCCAGCAGGTGTCAGTAAGTGCCAGCTAAGCACACCTGTCACTGGTCAGAATGAACTTGCCCGGACAAGAAACCACTATTGCTTTATGAGCGTCCAGTTCCAGAAAGTGTACCGTTTTGTTATGTTGTTTTGtaataaagcttttaaaataaatgtgtcgCCGTGATGTCTGATTCGATGCCATGCATTgttgaggttaaaggtcagcggGTAATGACCAACTGCGGACTTATTTCCAGTCATCGAAAGGATACGTCCTGCAAATCCAACATTTTGATTCCATATACTTTGCTATGTTTGAAACATTAAATAACGAAACTAAACTGTGTTTAGGTGTTCACAAGCGAGAAGCTGTCACAATATTAATTATAAAATTAGCTTAGAAGTACCCAAATTATTTTTGATGTTACAAAATGACCTATTTAAGACGTATACGTCGATCAATTTGAAAATAGAACtcattaaaggaataaaaacgCACCAATTTAACCAGGTTTCTTGTGACGAACAAATCTGGGGGACAGCGATGACTCATTTAAAAAGTTGTTACCGTTAATTAAATCCCCTCCTTGTTTCTCCTTCGGAACCACTATCGCTCATAGCGCAACTTCCACAGAATTAAATAACGCACCCTATCCGAGTCGTTGTCACCGGATGTTGTTTTCTTAACAGCGTTTActaattaattttaatttttaattttgtgaTGCTGCGACGAGCTGGACAAAATTTGAAGGGAGGGAAAGTCGATGCTCATGCGCACATCCGCCTGGCCCCGGTTCTGGTGTTGGAGCATCAGGTGGTTGAACAGAACCCAGGCTAGATTGTGTCCGGCAGCTTCTCAGTCCGTTTGGAAGGGGACATCAGCCGGGCTGGCGGGTGAGCATGTTGATTGgtattataaataaaataattttaacagCAGCGGACGTGCGTCGTCATGATGATTACG harbors:
- the LOC101075424 gene encoding carbohydrate sulfotransferase 12-like gives rise to the protein MMRKPMLLFGTSGVAFVIFLFIYQLENLRDRRVERILKLHEPRKALLRETCLKNKMYSEGKENWEDMPVHELDFLVVDDNHGIIYCFVPKVACTNWKRVMVALHKNSTGPYEDPLSIPPESVHDNEVLAFLSDFPKPERIARMKHYTKFLFVRNPFVRLISAFRDKFQKRNNLFYRSTSRHILKKYGNISDPPASVDEAFDSGLHVSFSNFIQFLVDPEMEKDEPFEPHWKQMHRLCHPCLIDYDFIGHQETLQMDVEHLLTILNLENDITFPTSPENISAQDDLSNWFGVLPLEDRRKLYKIYEPDFELFGYPKPEELLQD
- the LOC105418949 gene encoding semaphorin-4F-like, with amino-acid sequence LLLSDLQELSTFTLERAQDGGVRMETGKGKCPFEPSQHYTAVMADGTLYTAATSNFLGTLFDISRATGPEQGRIRTEQSINWLNDPEFVSSAFIQQSAESNPTGDDDKIYFFFTEVAKEYDLYTKVKVPRVARVCKSDVGGMKTLQRRWTTFLKAQLVCEDKPSGQRYNVLTDVFTTQQTPGDPSSTHFYGLFTSQWEREELSAVCVFSLSDINKVLNGPFKELKKTSENWINPEPVPTPRPGQCLNDALKAEGFETSLKLPDKVLTFVRDHPLMENSVSAAPLLVRKGITYTKLAVTQAERKGAVLHLGTDRGELHRVAVVDQNTTLLQEIPLFPSQEPINNILLHQGRALVGSPLYLARVSAEGCGLYPSCEVCARARGLGCEWNTKEEVCKETTAEPGSGDIVDEALRKCVIGEGRCSPSIREMRVSLGLRLLLPCVQLSPRPCSWEHPPDRHTRQHHSSLEMVVSEKSLGKYVCTCQEGGPSVRDPTPCRRAEYQLTLEDPTAGGAVAVAGNRHVVAVYILLFFLGLVLGMCLLYFLTHRHSRPCQGHHLPDNSVSSEKGRELLGSSATPQSPSSATLLSEGFTLTEKRNGTATTTTTSSTLHSSQGNGGHHYSGTLVSSNPSNGHGNSIYGNCRRSSGSLKFATEILAADMLDGRTGERAKLRGVEREARQGDEVEKGLRDGAGDGMKGLEEDLASFPMFKSPAPLAKCEESSI